The proteins below are encoded in one region of Neisseria bacilliformis:
- the aat gene encoding leucyl/phenylalanyl-tRNA--protein transferase codes for MSVPFLPPHDYRFPDPVFAPRETDVLVGVSGDLDAGRLLAAYRAGVFPWFAEGGLFYWFAVSPRAVLLPQNLHVGRSLAKTLRNRAYRVTANRCFARVIAACAGKARPGQEGTWIAPEFQTAYARLHALGHAHSFECWLPDAGGRLRLAGGFYGVQIGRVFYGESMFADAPDASKIAFACAVPYLAGCGVALIDCQQDTEHLRRFGSHTVGFADFQTALRDLNEEPLWREIGRMVADTGCAGMVEAV; via the coding sequence ATGTCTGTTCCTTTTCTGCCGCCGCACGACTACCGTTTTCCCGACCCTGTTTTCGCGCCGCGCGAAACGGACGTGCTGGTGGGGGTGAGCGGGGATTTGGATGCGGGGCGGCTGCTGGCGGCCTACCGCGCGGGGGTATTTCCGTGGTTTGCCGAGGGCGGGTTGTTTTACTGGTTTGCGGTGTCGCCCAGGGCGGTGCTGCTGCCGCAGAATCTGCATGTGGGGCGGTCGCTGGCCAAGACGCTGCGCAATCGGGCGTACCGGGTTACGGCGAACCGCTGTTTTGCGCGGGTTATCGCCGCCTGCGCGGGCAAGGCGCGGCCGGGGCAGGAGGGGACGTGGATTGCGCCGGAATTTCAGACGGCCTATGCTCGGCTGCACGCGCTGGGGCATGCGCATTCGTTTGAGTGCTGGCTGCCCGATGCGGGCGGGCGTTTGCGGCTGGCGGGCGGCTTTTACGGGGTGCAGATCGGGCGGGTGTTTTACGGGGAGTCGATGTTTGCCGACGCGCCGGACGCGTCGAAAATTGCGTTTGCCTGCGCCGTGCCGTATCTGGCGGGCTGCGGCGTCGCGCTGATCGACTGCCAGCAGGACACGGAACATTTGCGCCGCTTCGGTTCGCACACGGTGGGCTTCGCGGATTTTCAGACGGCCTTGCGGGATTTGAACGAAGAGCCGCTCTGGCGGGAAATCGGAAGGATGGTGGCGGATACGGGGTGCGCGGGGATGGTTGAGGCCGTCTGA
- the hemH gene encoding ferrochelatase: MKKRYQAEPALPAAAPRKTGILLLNLGTPAAPTAQAVRPYLRQFLSDPRVIELPEILWQPLLRGLILPLRAKKSAAHYKKIWFKEGSPLLIYSQRQAKALAERLPDTALVRCAMTYGLPDIAYTLAELKAQGADKILAIPLFPQYAASSSGAALDTLWRALLHTRSQPAIRTVRSFHNHPGYIEALRAQVSAYWQQHGKGKHLLMSFHGIPQFHADAGDPYPQECRETARLLAAALSLREDQYTAAFQSRFGGGKWLEPATEDLLKSLPKNGTDELDVICPAFVSDCLETLEEIALDGRETFHQAGGKTYRYIPCLNDNPLWIDTLADIVCHETAGWL, from the coding sequence GTGAAAAAACGCTATCAGGCCGAACCCGCCCTCCCCGCCGCCGCCCCCCGCAAAACCGGCATCCTCCTCCTCAACCTCGGCACCCCCGCCGCCCCCACCGCCCAAGCCGTCCGCCCCTACCTGCGCCAATTCCTCTCCGACCCCCGCGTCATCGAATTGCCCGAAATCCTCTGGCAGCCCCTTCTGCGCGGCCTCATCCTCCCCCTGCGCGCCAAAAAAAGCGCGGCGCACTACAAAAAAATCTGGTTCAAAGAAGGCTCCCCCCTGCTCATATACAGCCAACGCCAGGCCAAAGCCCTCGCCGAACGCCTGCCCGACACCGCCCTCGTGCGCTGCGCCATGACCTACGGCCTGCCCGACATCGCCTACACCCTCGCCGAACTCAAAGCCCAAGGCGCGGACAAAATCCTCGCCATCCCCCTCTTCCCCCAATACGCCGCATCCAGCAGCGGCGCGGCACTCGACACCCTCTGGCGCGCCCTGCTCCACACCCGCAGCCAGCCCGCAATACGCACCGTCCGCAGCTTCCACAACCACCCCGGCTACATCGAAGCCCTGCGCGCCCAAGTGTCCGCCTACTGGCAGCAGCACGGCAAAGGCAAACACCTGCTCATGAGCTTCCACGGCATCCCCCAATTCCACGCCGACGCCGGCGACCCCTACCCCCAAGAATGCCGCGAAACCGCCCGCCTGCTCGCCGCCGCCCTCAGCCTGCGCGAAGACCAATACACCGCCGCCTTCCAAAGCCGCTTCGGCGGCGGCAAATGGCTCGAACCCGCCACCGAAGACCTCCTCAAAAGCCTGCCCAAAAACGGCACCGACGAACTCGACGTCATCTGCCCCGCCTTCGTCTCCGACTGCCTCGAAACCCTCGAAGAAATCGCCCTCGACGGCCGCGAAACCTTCCACCAGGCCGGCGGCAAAACCTACCGCTACATCCCCTGCCTCAACGACAACCCCCTCTGGATCGACACCCTCGCCGACATCGTCTGCCACGAAACCGCCGGCTGGCTGTAA